Part of the Sporosarcina sp. FSL K6-2383 genome is shown below.
GTAAATTATATCGAAAAGTCATTATAAAAGTAAAGGTGGGTACAAATCGGATGAAGAAAATATTAATTGCAACGCATGGGGAATTTGCAGAGGGAATTATGTCTTCTGCGGAGATCATTTTGGGGAAACAGGAAAATCTGTTTTTCATAAATGCGCATGTGGATCATATACCAGTCGCTGAGAAAATAGAGACCTTTCTTGAAGAAAATGTTAGTGAGGATGACAACTTAATTATCATTACGGATGTATTTGGAGGCAGTGTCAACCAAACAGCCATCCGCTATTTATCGAGTGGAAAGGTAAACATTATTACCGGTTTCAATTTGCCGCTGTTGTTAGAACTAATCATGTTGAACGAATCAGATATTACACCAGAAAAGCTCAAAGAGGTTACCAAGAAATCCAAGGAACAAATCATATATGTCAATGATGAATTACTAAAAGTAAATGATGAAGATGATGATTTTGATCTGTAAGATTAAAGAACAGGGGTGGAAAAGATGATCGTAACCGTTAGAATTGATGATCGCTTATTACATGGACAGGTCGTGTATAGCTGGAAAGCGGCATTATCTTATAATGCTGTCGTAATTGCTAGTAATGAAGCAGCCAATGATGAAACGAGGAAAATGGCGCTGAAAATGAGTTGTCCGGATGGAGTTAGACTTGCAATCCGAACAATTGAGGATGCGGCAACTGTATTGAAAAACCCAAAGTTAGCACAAATGAAGGTATTTGTGATTTGTTCAAAGCCTAAAGATGCATATGAATTATTATCACTGATCGACGAAACGCCAGTTTTAAATGTAGGTGGCATGCAAATGCATGAAGGTAAAGAATTGCTCTCACCAGCGGTATATGTATCGAAAGAGGACATAGCGTATTTAGATAAAATTCAAGATAGTGGGATTGAAATTGAGGTACGTCAAGTTCCGACAGATAATGTTAAAAACTATAACGAGTTAAAAAGTAAATTGACATTCAAATAGAAATAGAAGGGGAGAGGTCTTATGGGAACTGCGCTTTTAGTAGGTGCAATACTAGGAATACTTTGGTTTATAGAAAAAATGCTTGGAACACCAATGGTTATCAGACCAATCGTTGTCTCAACGATTATTGGCTTAGCATTGGGAGATGTACAAACGGGTCTCCTCGTAGGCGCAACACTTGAATTAGTTTTTATGGGGTTCATTCAAGTTGGAGGGGCAGTACCGCCAGATGTTCTCGTTGGTGCGGGGCTAGGAACATCCTTTGCTATATTAAGTGGTAGTGGAGCAGAGGTTGCATTAGCATTAGCTTTACCCATTGCAATTTTGGCTCAATCTTTAA
Proteins encoded:
- a CDS encoding PTS fructose transporter subunit IIA, which translates into the protein MKKILIATHGEFAEGIMSSAEIILGKQENLFFINAHVDHIPVAEKIETFLEENVSEDDNLIIITDVFGGSVNQTAIRYLSSGKVNIITGFNLPLLLELIMLNESDITPEKLKEVTKKSKEQIIYVNDELLKVNDEDDDFDL
- a CDS encoding PTS sugar transporter subunit IIB, with translation MIVTVRIDDRLLHGQVVYSWKAALSYNAVVIASNEAANDETRKMALKMSCPDGVRLAIRTIEDAATVLKNPKLAQMKVFVICSKPKDAYELLSLIDETPVLNVGGMQMHEGKELLSPAVYVSKEDIAYLDKIQDSGIEIEVRQVPTDNVKNYNELKSKLTFK